Proteins co-encoded in one Bacillus infantis NRRL B-14911 genomic window:
- a CDS encoding CBO0543 family protein, whose translation MYLLLVILVYILFAVYLVDWKRWNEFYPTIQYFIICNLLYNFLFYNHTLWSYHAVTVDWLNHTLIELAFTFFVLPVVLMIYLRFYPKGKKSFAYIAIWIAYFTALEYVFYKKGLFIYENGWSIIWSGVFNIILFTMIRLHSKKPKLALALSLPIIIILLCFFHPDLKDLK comes from the coding sequence GGTCTATCTGGTCGACTGGAAGCGCTGGAATGAATTTTATCCGACTATCCAGTATTTCATCATCTGCAATCTTTTATATAATTTCCTTTTCTATAATCATACTCTTTGGAGTTATCATGCAGTAACGGTTGACTGGCTTAACCACACGCTGATTGAATTAGCTTTCACTTTTTTTGTACTGCCCGTTGTCTTAATGATCTACCTCCGGTTTTATCCTAAAGGCAAAAAGAGTTTTGCTTATATAGCCATATGGATCGCTTACTTCACGGCTCTTGAATATGTCTTTTACAAAAAAGGGCTTTTTATCTATGAAAATGGCTGGAGTATCATATGGTCTGGAGTATTTAATATCATCCTTTTCACAATGATCAGGCTTCACAGCAAAAAACCAAAACTGGCATTAGCCTTATCCCTGCCTATAATCATCATACTGCTATGCTTCTTTCACCCGGACTTAAAAGACTTAAAGTAA
- a CDS encoding GNAT family N-acetyltransferase, with product MDLQIASIETERLVIRPFELSDYENWYKGFSDRSPSLYKYDEGRPITMEHNTRERFEKWIRGFAEAAMKDQMTNLGIFRKKDGLNVGKVELFTILRMDYQWGMMGYSLHNQFWKKGYATEAVSAAAEIFHEKLGFHRLELHINTDNRPSISLAERSGFHYEGTRKKFAFENGEWTDFLIYVRYF from the coding sequence ATGGATTTGCAAATAGCATCTATCGAGACAGAAAGACTAGTCATACGCCCATTCGAGCTTTCTGATTATGAAAATTGGTATAAGGGATTCTCGGACAGAAGCCCTTCATTATATAAGTATGATGAAGGAAGGCCAATCACTATGGAGCATAACACTAGAGAACGGTTTGAGAAATGGATCAGAGGTTTTGCGGAAGCAGCCATGAAGGACCAGATGACAAACCTTGGCATATTCAGGAAAAAAGATGGCCTTAATGTTGGTAAAGTTGAACTGTTCACTATCCTGAGAATGGATTATCAGTGGGGAATGATGGGCTATTCCCTTCATAACCAATTCTGGAAAAAAGGCTATGCTACAGAAGCGGTGTCTGCGGCAGCTGAGATATTTCATGAAAAACTCGGCTTCCACCGCCTTGAGCTGCATATCAACACCGATAACCGCCCATCCATATCCCTTGCCGAAAGAAGCGGCTTCCATTATGAAGGCACACGAAAGAAGTTCGCCTTTGAAAATGGAGAATGGACGGATTTTCTCATTTATGTGAGGTATTTTTAG
- a CDS encoding GNAT family N-acetyltransferase, whose protein sequence is MKQIAGDISLMPLSEDDIQGLITLSAAVGWDYEQEEVLTILKSGTVLGHKTMAGKLVSCAALIPYDKSLAWLGLVITDPGFRGTGLAKKVVQGCLELAADGTSILLVATEEGRPLYLKMGFSEVDTIHKYLCRDYNQPSVSGKGKVSVIKGFKTDYFDSLVEFDKPAFGDGRTAFLKNRIAQAKQCLLAFDSEGKLIGYGLSIQGPVNLILGPIAAEDPETASLLLDRLANGHQGQLRIDVPSGQDDFMEMIENRGFTLSASPPVMVLHAEAMPARNGRLFALAAQAFG, encoded by the coding sequence ATGAAGCAAATTGCAGGAGATATTTCCCTCATGCCACTGAGTGAAGATGATATTCAAGGATTGATCACGCTTTCCGCAGCGGTCGGCTGGGACTATGAACAGGAAGAAGTCTTAACGATCCTTAAATCTGGAACTGTTCTGGGCCATAAGACTATGGCCGGGAAGCTTGTTTCCTGTGCCGCACTGATCCCATATGATAAAAGCCTCGCATGGCTCGGGCTGGTGATTACAGATCCCGGCTTCAGGGGAACAGGTCTCGCCAAAAAGGTGGTGCAGGGCTGCCTGGAATTGGCCGCTGATGGAACAAGCATTTTGCTTGTTGCCACTGAAGAAGGCAGGCCATTATACCTTAAAATGGGCTTTTCAGAAGTTGACACCATACATAAATATCTATGCCGGGATTATAATCAGCCATCAGTCTCTGGGAAAGGGAAAGTTTCAGTCATCAAGGGATTCAAAACTGATTATTTTGATAGTCTAGTAGAGTTCGATAAACCAGCCTTTGGGGACGGGAGGACGGCTTTCCTGAAAAATAGAATAGCACAGGCTAAACAATGCCTGCTTGCTTTTGATTCAGAAGGAAAGCTGATTGGTTATGGTCTTTCGATTCAGGGCCCAGTCAATCTCATTCTTGGCCCCATTGCAGCAGAAGATCCTGAAACTGCCTCCCTTTTGCTTGACCGGCTTGCCAACGGCCATCAGGGACAGCTGAGGATTGATGTGCCGTCAGGTCAGGATGATTTTATGGAAATGATTGAAAACAGAGGTTTTACGCTTTCTGCTTCACCTCCTGTCATGGTGTTACATGCGGAAGCCATGCCTGCAAGAAATGGCCGTTTGTTTGCTTTGGCGGCACAGGCATTTGGGTGA
- a CDS encoding DUF3231 family protein → MEKQRIRLTSSETGGLWTNFVSDSMFRCVYQYFIACTEDRETKNILSHALDLAEQHIKVISGIFKEEGHSVPAGFTDDDVHPDAPRLFSDEFFLYYTEQMAKGALVTYGAILPLTYRNDVREHFMSCISSTMELMNETKDLLLSKGLEVRSPYIPPLAKPEMVKGEHFLAGWLGKQRPLTAIEITHLFANIQTNYFGGTLVTAFAQCVKDEEVKQYFVRGKQITKKHTRIFSRYLQENDLPAPVTWDAEITDSQEPPFSDKLMMFQLNMMSAAGIGNYGTAMSASPRRDIAADYSRLLAEVGLYAEDGAQILINHEWMEKPPHAADRDKLIK, encoded by the coding sequence TTGGAGAAACAGCGTATTCGATTAACTTCATCAGAAACTGGCGGATTATGGACAAATTTTGTATCAGACAGCATGTTCAGATGTGTTTATCAATATTTTATTGCTTGTACAGAGGATCGTGAAACGAAAAACATCTTGAGCCATGCCCTCGACTTAGCTGAACAGCATATTAAAGTGATATCGGGAATTTTCAAAGAAGAAGGGCATTCAGTGCCCGCAGGCTTTACTGATGATGATGTCCATCCTGATGCACCCAGGCTGTTTTCTGATGAATTTTTTCTGTATTATACAGAGCAAATGGCTAAAGGGGCACTGGTGACTTATGGCGCCATCCTGCCTTTAACGTACCGGAATGATGTCAGGGAGCATTTTATGTCGTGTATATCATCAACAATGGAATTGATGAATGAAACGAAGGATTTGCTCCTTTCCAAAGGCCTTGAAGTGCGGTCGCCTTATATCCCTCCTCTTGCAAAACCAGAGATGGTAAAGGGGGAGCACTTTCTTGCAGGCTGGCTCGGTAAGCAGAGACCGCTTACCGCAATTGAGATCACACATCTATTCGCCAATATCCAGACCAATTATTTTGGCGGGACCCTTGTAACAGCATTTGCACAATGCGTTAAAGATGAAGAAGTTAAGCAGTATTTTGTGCGGGGAAAGCAAATCACCAAAAAACATACCAGAATATTCAGCCGGTATCTGCAGGAAAATGATCTGCCTGCGCCGGTCACTTGGGATGCTGAGATAACGGACAGCCAGGAGCCGCCTTTTTCTGATAAATTAATGATGTTCCAGCTGAACATGATGTCCGCTGCAGGAATAGGAAATTACGGTACAGCAATGTCTGCCAGTCCAAGGAGAGATATTGCTGCTGACTATAGCCGCCTTCTGGCTGAAGTGGGTTTATATGCAGAAGACGGGGCACAGATTCTTATTAATCATGAATGGATGGAAAAGCCTCCTCATGCTGCGGATCGGGATAAACTTATTAAATAA
- the pepF gene encoding oligoendopeptidase F: MTAYTSRQDVPVEETWNLEDIYSDEKLWEQDFDKVGKMAEKLKEYDGNIHDAQDLYQYLKLSEELSYTFTHVYAYSMFKADQDTRDTAAQALQDRVKQLGVKVGSATSFFMPYLLELDEGTLKGYIAAEDGLKYFEEDLLESFRYKTHVLTKEQEEILSQLGEALSSPSNTYGMINNADIKFGMVTKDDGGKVRLTRGMYSKLIEDEDREKRKEAYKAYYKPYVELKNTIASTLSAAIKNNVATSKLRRYPSALEKGLFGDNVPKEVYENLIQSAKDNIAPMHEYNRLRKEKLKLDELHQYDLSVPLVSGVKQEIPYNEAYEIMLKALAPLGEDYVQTLKDFKDARYLDVRETPGKRSGAYNMGVYGVHPYILLNHQDDLNSLFTLAHECGHGVHSKLSSQHQPQISARYSIFVAEVASTVNEVLLINYLLDNEKDENVRKHLLNHFIDKFKGTFFTQVMFAEFEKVTHEYAEQGKPLNVEVFNGIYEKLFREYNGEELVFDEEVKYGWSRIPHFYRPFYVYKYATGFASAIHLATKILEGDKQTLESYIEFLKSGSSDYPLELLKKTGVDLTSPEPIENSMKKFGELVEELEKTL; the protein is encoded by the coding sequence CATTCATGATGCACAAGACCTTTACCAATATTTAAAGCTAAGTGAAGAGCTGTCGTACACATTTACTCATGTATATGCTTACAGTATGTTTAAAGCGGATCAGGATACGAGGGATACAGCTGCACAAGCCCTGCAGGACCGCGTCAAACAGCTTGGGGTAAAAGTCGGATCGGCCACTTCATTTTTCATGCCATATCTCCTTGAACTTGATGAAGGGACGCTTAAAGGATATATCGCAGCTGAAGACGGTCTGAAATACTTCGAGGAAGATCTGCTTGAATCTTTTAGGTATAAAACACATGTCCTGACCAAAGAGCAGGAAGAAATTCTTTCACAGCTTGGCGAGGCGCTTTCATCTCCAAGCAATACGTATGGCATGATCAATAATGCCGATATCAAGTTCGGGATGGTAACAAAAGACGATGGCGGGAAGGTCCGGCTTACGCGGGGCATGTACAGCAAGCTGATTGAAGATGAAGACCGCGAAAAGCGGAAGGAAGCTTATAAAGCTTATTACAAGCCATATGTCGAACTGAAAAATACAATTGCATCCACCTTGTCTGCTGCGATCAAGAATAATGTGGCGACATCCAAGCTTCGCCGTTATCCTTCTGCATTGGAAAAAGGGCTTTTCGGGGATAATGTCCCGAAAGAGGTTTATGAAAACCTGATTCAATCGGCAAAGGATAATATTGCGCCAATGCATGAATACAACAGGCTGAGAAAAGAAAAGCTCAAGCTTGATGAGCTTCATCAGTATGACTTGAGTGTCCCTCTTGTAAGCGGGGTGAAACAGGAAATTCCTTATAATGAGGCCTATGAGATTATGCTGAAGGCTTTGGCACCGCTTGGCGAAGATTATGTCCAGACATTAAAGGACTTTAAAGATGCGCGATATCTCGATGTCCGCGAAACCCCGGGGAAAAGATCAGGCGCTTATAATATGGGTGTCTATGGTGTTCATCCTTATATCCTCCTGAACCACCAGGATGATTTGAACAGCTTATTCACACTGGCGCATGAGTGCGGGCATGGGGTGCACAGCAAGCTGAGCAGCCAGCATCAGCCGCAGATCTCAGCTCGCTACAGCATTTTTGTTGCCGAAGTGGCATCAACGGTCAATGAGGTGCTCTTGATCAACTATCTGCTCGATAACGAGAAGGATGAAAATGTGCGCAAGCATTTACTCAATCACTTTATCGATAAGTTCAAAGGAACATTCTTTACACAGGTTATGTTTGCCGAATTTGAGAAGGTCACCCATGAATATGCAGAGCAGGGCAAACCGCTGAATGTCGAAGTGTTCAACGGGATCTATGAAAAGCTCTTCCGTGAATACAATGGCGAAGAGCTTGTCTTTGATGAAGAGGTGAAATATGGCTGGTCCCGTATTCCGCATTTTTACCGCCCGTTTTATGTGTACAAATATGCCACCGGCTTTGCTTCAGCCATCCATCTTGCCACTAAAATACTCGAAGGTGACAAACAGACGCTTGAGTCTTATATCGAGTTCCTGAAGAGCGGAAGCAGCGATTACCCGCTTGAACTGCTTAAGAAAACTGGAGTGGATCTTACTTCACCAGAGCCTATTGAAAATTCTATGAAGAAGTTTGGCGAGCTTGTGGAGGAATTGGAGAAGACTCTTTAG